Below is a window of Desulfuromonas thiophila DNA.
GTCCAAACAAGGCTTGATTGATGAGGAGACGGCCAAATACCAAGCCGAAGCCGGAGTCGATAAGGAAAACAGAATGCGGCAGCTCAAACGTGCCAAGTACCAAGGCAAGCCGATTGAGTTTCATACACTCAGAACCTGGATAGACGCACTGATTCCTTCCGAGATCTATCCATCGGAAGAAAACCGGGAAATTGAGAAGCAGTTGCTTTGCGACGGATATGCAGGAGCCAGAATTCTTCAAAAATTCTTCGAAGAGACAAAAAAAGACCTCCCGGAAAAAGAACTTCTTGTCAGGTTTGAGAGCTATTCAAACTGGCATCTCATTCACTGCAACGCCATCATTGAAAAGTGAAAGGAAGGGGACCACGCCCCTTCCTCTCTACTCTTTCTTACTTAATCCAGGTCTTCACTTGAACGATCTTCCCAATCTTCAGGCCGCTCGTCCTCGCCTCTGGACTCCCAGTAGGCATCGTTGTTCGGGTTCAGTTGGTTTGAATGATTGTCCATGTCGTCTTTGTGGCTCATTTCGCCCTCCTTCAAAAATGGGGTTTAAAGATGAACCAGACAGTAGACCGAAAAAATCACTATGAATATGTGACAACGACTGTAATCAGTCAAGAAAGTAGGGAGAAACGAGAGGAAACAAGGGACACCCTCCAAATTAAATTGCTTTTAACACAAAACCAGTCTATCCTTCTCCCATGCCAAGAATAGCCCGCATTGTCGTTCCCGAATATCCCCACCACGTCACTCAGCGCGGCAACAACCGCGCGACCGTCTTTTTTAACGATGAAGACCGACTGCAATACCTCAAACTGCTGGCAAAATACAGCAAGGCGTTTTCTTTGCAGATTTGGGCCTACTGTTTTGATGGACAACCATGTTCATTTGCTCGTTGTTCCCGAGAAAGAGGACTCACTGGCTCGCGGCATCGGCCTGACAAATCAAGTCTATACGCAATATCTCAATCGCAAATTGAAGCAAAACGGTCGTATTTGGCAAAACCGGTTCTTTTCATGTCTGGTGGAACAGGATGACTATCTGTGGACGGTGGCACGATATATCGAACAGAACGCGGTCAAATCGGGCACAGTAAAAAAGGCGGAAGATTACCGCTGGTCCAGCGCCAGGGCTCATCTCACCTCTGGCTGTGATGATCTTTTACATTCACCCTCTTGGCTTGCTTGCAAAGACAGGTCAGCCTATGCTGATTTTATCATGCAAAGTGACGACAAAGCTGAAGACAGCTTGCGTAGCGTAACCCGGGCAGGTCGTCCGTTCGGTTCTGAGGGGTTTATCGATAAGATGGAAGAGACATTGAAGACAACGCTAAGGCCCCGCAAACCGGGCAGGCCAAGAAAAACCGGGGAGCGTCCCCTGGTTTAGCATCTGGCCTCTGCGCCAGAAGCCCTGGCTGGGTTTGTTGCCTGAAGAAACCGATATCAGATCTCCACCCGAACACTGGCCGCACGGAACATTGAGCCTCTTGTCCGATGCGGCGTGGCGGCTCGGTCATGACCGCAAATATGCGGTTGCGGTCAGCAGCCGAACTCCTCTATAGTTCCGGGGCCGTGCCCTGAAAAAGCGCCATCTTCAGCCCAGCGCGTAAAACCACCCTTCAGGAGGTTCGCCGACAGGAAACGGGCGGCCACAGGCCGCCACCGACAACTGAATAGTTTGCCACAACAGTGTTCAGCCCGCGCGGCTGCTGAAAAGGGAATCCCGTGCAAATCGGGAACGGACCCACCGCTGTAACCGGGGACAACAATCGCACAACGCCACTGAACCACCGTTCGGGAAGGCGCGGTTGAAGGACGATCCGGGAGTCAGAAGACCTGCTGTCGTGGTTTTGATGTCATTTATACCGAAGGGGATGATTCGGTCGGCATGCGCAAGGTCAAGGGTCACAATGGGAGCCCGTAACCGTCTGGTTACGGGCTTTTTTGTTTTCCGCCACGCCTGAAATCTGTCTGAAGCCTCCCCGTTTTTATCCAATGTTGTGCAATCAACCAAGGAGCGCTTCTCGATGAAAAACCGCCACACCATTTTTTATGCCCTTTTTTTCTACCTGCTCGGCATGACACCCAATATCTCCACGGTGTTTGCCGATGAGACGACGGACAGCCTTGTGCTCGATGACATGGTGGTCACGGCCACCCGCTCGCAGAATTCCGCCTTTGCCACGCCGGTGACGATCAGCGTCGTCAACCAGCAACAGATTCAGGAGCAGAATGCCGCTACGTTCACCGACCTGCTCGACGGCGTGGCCGGTGTGACCCTGAGCGGCGCCGGGCCGTGGGAAACCACGCCGACCATTCGCGGCATGGGCACCAACCGGGTGCTGGTGCTGTTCGACGGCGACCGCGAGACCAACCTGTGGGCGGGTCGCGCGCCGCTGACGCCGTTTATCGACAGCAACGACATTGAACGGATCGAAGTGGTCAAGGGCCCCTCCTCTGTGCTCTACGGCAGCGATGCCCTCGGCGGCGTCATCAACATCATCACCAAGGAGGTGGCTCTGGCCGACGGCGACAGCTGGCAGGCCGAGCACCACATCGGCACGCGCTATTCGTCGGTGGATGACGGCCTGGTCGGCAACTATACGGTCAACGCCGGCGGTCACGGTCTCGGCATTCGCCTCAACGTGGCGGCTCAGGATCACGACGACTATGAAGTCGGCGACGGCGACGAGCTACCCCACAGCCAGTTTGAAAACAAAAGCCTCGACCTGAAAGCCCTCTACAACGTCAACGACCATCACAGCGTCCAGGCTGAATTGCGCATCAACGACATCAACGACATGGGCGTGGCGCAGAAAGACCCGCAGGCGCCGGAATCGCACTTCACCCTGTACAACACCCGCACCTACAAACTGGCTTATGTCGGCACAGATTTGGGCGCGGTGCAGCGCCTGGAAACGCGCCTGTTCCACGTCGACCAGAAACGGCGCTTTGTCGGCGATTTCCCCAACACGGCCAAACAGCTCCACAACCTGAAGCAGAACACCATCGACACCACGGCCAGCGGCGGCTCGCTGCAGGCCACCTTTGCGCCGGGCCGCAACCAGCAATGGACCACTGGCCTGGAGATTGTTCACGAAACCACGGATTCCGACGAATCGCAACAAACCTTCACCACCACCAACGATGCGCTGAAAAAACTGCTCAGCTTTCAGCCGGTGCCGGATGGCGAGCGCGATCATGTGGGGCTGTTCGCCCAGAACGAGGTGACGGTGACGCAGCGCTGGCGCCTTACCCTCGGCGGCCGTTACGATTACTTTGAAGCCGATGCCGACGATGTCACCATGAGTCAGACCAGCTACGGCGGCAGCGGTGCCACCACGGTGCAGGCGGTGAACGCATTCTCCCGCGAAACCGATCAGGCCATGACCTTCAGCCTCGGCTCGCTCTATGCCCTGAGCAACACCTTGCATCTGACCGCCAACTTGGCCACGGCATTTCGCGCCCCGGATCTGTTTGAACGCTATTCCACCCGTGGCGGCGGCAGCCAACTGATCATCGGCAACCCGGACCTCGACGCCGAATATAGCTACAACGCCGACCTCGGCCTCAAATACCTATCGTCCCGCGCCAGCGGCTATGTCAGTGTGTTTTATAACCGTGTTGACGACTATATCGATCTGGTCAAGCAGGACAGTTCGTTCCTCGCCAATATCCCCACCTATGGTTACGTCAACGTCGAGGACGCGGAACTGTACGGCATCGATGCCGAAGCCACCCTCCACCTGACGTCGCGCCTCGATCTGGAAACGGCCATCGCCTGGGTGGAAGGCAAGGACCGCGACACTCACGAGCACCTTAGTGCCATCGCCCCGCTCAACGGCCGCATTGGCCTGCGTTACGCCGCGCCGCTGACCGACAGCATGCGCTACAGCCTGCGCGCCCAGGCCACGCTCTACGACCGCCAGCGCAATGTGTCGGACAGCGAAGACGAGACGCCGGGCTATACGACGTTTGACCTGCACGCCGGGCTCAATCTCGGCGCTTGGGCGATGTTTGACGCCATCGACCTGAACCTCAGCGTGAAAAACCTCCTCGACCGCGGCTACCGCAGCCATTTGCGCTCCAGCCAGGAAACCTGGATCTATGAGCCGGGCCGCAACATCGTGGTCGGCCTGCAATGCACCTTTTAAGGAATAAGCGGATGAACATGCTGAGGCACTCGCTCCGTTTGCTGATCGGATGGCTACTCGTGCTCATCACCGCACCCCTGACCTGCGCGGCCGCCAGCGATTCCGCTGGCCCGCGCACGGTGACGGATCTGGCCGGACGTCAGGTCGAGGTAACCGTTCCGGCCCGGCGGCTGGTGGGCATCCATTCGGCCCTGAGCCTGCTGTGCTATATGAACCTGGCACCCCAGGTGGTGGGTGTGGAGCAGGAGGAGAAAGATCCGCGTCAGTGGCTGGGCGGCACCGGCCGCTCCTACCGGCTGGCCCATCCCGAATTCAGTGCGTTGCCCGGTATCGGCTCGCAGCGCCAGATCGACGCCGAGGCGCTGGTGGCGCTGCAGCCCGATGTCATCTTCATGGGCTGGGGCACGCCGCAGGCCGCCGACCGGCTGCAGCAGCAGACCGGCATCCCGGTACTGATGGTGCACAACGGCGACCTGACCAAGCAACACCATCGGTTTGAACAATCGCTGGATCTGATTGCAACGATCTGTGATCGCCGGGAACGCGCCGAACAGATCAAGGCGTTCATCAACGCCAGCCTGAATGATCTGCACCAGCGCATCAAAGGGCACACCTCATCCACGACATGCTATATCGGCGGCCTCAATTTCCGCGTCGCCCACGGCCTGCTCGGCACCAGCCGCGACTATCCGCCGTTTGTGCTGCTGAAGGCCAACAACATCACCGACGCCATCACGCCGCCAGCCAACCTGGTCAAGGGACGCTTTTCCCTGGCTGCGGAAAGCTTACTCAAGGCCGATCCCGAGATCATCTTCATCTGTGCCAGCGGTGAGTCCCTGGTGCGCGACGATCTGAGCCATCCGGCCTTTGCCGCCCTCAGCGCGGTACGCAACCAGCGCCTGTATCGCATCATCCCCCATTACTATGCCGCCAGTCCCGACACGGTGCTGGCCGAAACCTGGTACATGGCCACGATCCTCTATCCCGGAGCCTTTGCCGATGTCGACATCGCGTCCACGGCCGACCGCTTTTACCGCTTCTTTGTCGGCGCACCGCTCTACCGGGAGATGGCGACACTGTTCGGCCCGTTCGCGCCGCTGAACGCCAGCGCAGTGGGCAACACAGAGGGCGGCCCGTCGTTATGAGCCTGAGCAACGCCTACCACCGACGCCAGCATCGTCTGACCGTGGGCGGACTGGTGACCCTGCTGATACTGGGCCTGATCACCCTGCTCGCCCTGACCAGCGGCGCGATGGAGGTGGACTGGCGTCAGCTGTGGTGCGGCGACGGCCAGACACTGAACGCAGCGCAGCGCGTCCTGCTGCATATCCGCCTGCCGCGCGCCTGCAGCGCCATCCTCGGCGGTGCGGCCCTGGCCACGGCCGGGCTGATCCTTCAGGTACTGCTCAACAATCCGCTGGCCTCGCCCTCCACTCTCGGTATCTCTCAAGGCGCATCGTTCGGTGCGGCATGCGGCATCTGGCTGCTGTCATCCGGTCCGTCGCTGACCGTGTCGCCGTGGCTGGTCACCGGCCTGGCGTTTGCCGGCGCCATGGCCACCACCCTGCTGATCCTCGCCCTAAGCCTGTGGCGCAACTGCGGCCGTGAAACCATCATCCTCGCCGGGGTGGCGCTCAGCGCCCTGTTCGTTGCCGCCACCACCCTGTTGCAATATCTGGCCGACGACACCCAGCTGGCCGCCATTGTCCACTGGAGTTTCGGCGATGTCGGTCGTGCCGACTGGCGCGATCTGCGTCTGCTGGCCCTGGTCACGTTGGTTGGTTTGGCCGCGCTGTGGAGCCAACGGCGCACCTTCAACGCCCTGCTGTGCGGCCACGACACCGCCACCAGCCTCGGCCTGCACGTCACCCGCTTGCGTCTGGCCGGAGTGACCCTGGTGACGCTGATGACCGCCACCACCGTCACTCTGCTCGGCGTCATCAGCTTTATCGGCCTGGTCGCCCCCCATCTGGTGCGACTGCTGGTCGGCGACAACGTGGTGGCACGGCTGCCGTTGTGTGCCCTGAGTGGTGCCATTCTGTTGCTGCTCGCCGACCTCACCGGCCGCACCCTGCTGGCGCCGCTGACCTTTCCCGCCGGGGTGGTCACCGCCTTTCTCGGCGCGCCGCTGTTCCTGGTGTTGCTGTTCAGCCGGGAGCAGCCATGGACCTGACCCTGCGCCAACTGCGTTTCGCCTATCGCGGCGGCCGTCCAGTGCTCAATGGCCTCGACACCACGCTGGCCGACGGCCAACTCACCGCCCTGCTCGGCGTCAACGGCTCGGGAAAATCCACCCTGCTCAAGCTGATGGCCGGGATTCTGACGCCAAACAGTGGCGCCATCGTCCTCGGTGCGCCGCTGGAGCAATCCCTGAGTCAGCTCAGCCCACGGCGCATCGCCCAATACTGCGCCTATGTGGCCCAGAACACCCAGCCAGCCACCCTGACGGTATTCGACTACGTGCTGCTCGGCCGCCTGCCCCACCAGCATGGCTGGTCAGCCAGAGCCTCCGTGGCGGATCTGAATCAGGTGGAAGCCTGTCTGAACCAGATGGACCTCACCGACCTGGCAGGCACGCATCTGAATCAATTAAGCGGCGGCCAGTTGCAGATGACCGTCATCGCCCGCGCCCTGGCCCAGCAACCGGTCATCCTGCTGCTCGACGAACCGACCAACAACCTTGATCCCAAACATCAGGTGCAGCTGATGGACAAGCTGCGTACTGTCAGCCGTGAACAGGGCACCATGGTCATTTTCAGCATGCACGATATCAACCTTGCCCTGCAGTGGGCCGACCGGGTGATGCTGCTGCATCAGGGCGGCCTGCTACGGCACGATCCAACCCAGCTACTCACCACGGCCGACCTGTCAACACTGTTCGGCATGCCTTATCAGATGGTGGAAACGCGGAACCATCAACATTGGTTTTGGCCAGCCCTTAATGGCAGCCTGAAATGAACTGAACAACAAAAACTCAACAACGCCCCGGAAGAAGGATTGGGCGCTGCAGGGCGGCTATTGGCACCAGGCCCGGCCAACAGGCTCGCCACCACCCCACAATGAAAAAAGGACTTACCGGCTAAACCGATAAGTCCTTGATTTTCTTTGGTGGAGCTAGGCGGGATCGAACCGCCGGCCTCTTGAATGCCATTCAAGCGCTCTCCCAGCTGAGCTATAGCCCCGTTGCTGAACGAGGGCGTTTATACCAAGAGACGCAGGTACTGTCAACGACTTTTATCGAAAAAATCACCGGTCGTCTCTTTTTCTGCCTGGCGGTGTCTTGCGATCTCGACCACCACCTTGCCGTACCGCAGCGCAGCGCAACAGCAACCCAACGCAAAAAGCCCGGGCCGACGCATTGCAACGGCCCAGGCTTGCATTCCCCTTGTTGCGTCTGGAGAATTTTACTTGCCGGTCAAACGGACCAGGGCCTCCCGATATTTTTCGCCGGTTTTGCGGACGATTTCGGCCGGCAGATCAGGTGCCGGGGCTTTTTTGCCCCAATCGAGGGTTTCAAGATAATCCCGCAAAAACTGCTTATCGAAACTGGGCTGAGGTCCGCCCGGCTGATATTGATCAGCCGGCCAGAAGCGCGACGAATCCGGCGTAAGGGCTTCATCAATCCAGAGCAGCTGATCGTTGTAGAGACCGAATTCGAATTTGGTATCAGCGATGATAATCCCTTTGGTCGCAGCATAGCTGCGGGCCCGCTCATAAATGGCGATGGTGGTGTCGCGCACCTGGGCCGCCAGGGCGGCACCGCACAATTCCTCCACCTTGCTGAACGGAATATTCTCATCATGCTCGCCCAGCTCCGCCTTGGTCGAAGGGGTAAAAATCACCTCGGGCAGACGATCGCTTTCCTTCAGCCCAGACGGCAGCGGGATACCGCAGATGCTGCCCTTGGCCTGATATTCCTTCCAACCGGAACCGGAGATATAACCACGCACAATACATTCCACCGGCAGGGGACGGGCCTTTTTCACCAGCATGCTGCGGCCTTCGAGCTGATCGCGATATGCCAAAGCGGCCGACGGAAATTCCTCGACATTGGTGCTCACGATATGATTGGGAATGATGTCCTGCATCATGCTGAACCAGAAAACCGAGATTTCAGTCAGCACCTGTCCCTTGCCCGGAATGCCTTCGTTCATGATGACATCGAAAGCCGAGATGCGATCGCTGGTTACAATCAGCAGATACTCTCCCACATCGTAGATGTCGCGCACCTTGCCGCGGTTGACCAGTTTGAGCCCCGGACAGTCGGTTTGCATAATCGTCGCAGTCATGGTTCCTATTCCCCCTGTTGGATAGCACGAACGATCGCATCAGCGATCACAATGGTGGCGGACTGGCGCAGCTGCTCCAGCGTCTGGCTGACAGCCTCCTCTTGCCGCCGGGTCAGTACCTGAGCTCGCAACCGTTCGGCCTCTTCGGCGCTGAGCCGGGTCGGATCGGCCGCTTCGAGCTGCTTCAGACGCACCAGATAATACTGGTCGGCCTGGGCATAAAGTTCAGCAGCCAGAGGCTGTTCCGGCGTCAGGCGAAAAGCCGCTTCCGCCAGCTGAGCCTGTTGGCCAATTTTGGGGATAAAATCACCCAGACTGCGACTGAACAAGCCGGTTTCTTCCAGTTTGGCGCCAGCTGGCAAAACCTGCTGCAGGTCTGCACCTTCGCGCGCCGCCTGCAAGGCCTTCTCGCCGGCCTGACGAGCCAGTTCCGTCGCTCGCTCGCGCCGCAGGGTCTGCCGCAGGGCCTCCTGTACCTGCTCCAGTGGCGGGATTTCGCTGGGCAGCCGTTCGGCCACCTGACACAGATAAACCGCGCCGCCCACCCGCTGAGGCGGCAACAGACTGCCAACCTCCGCTTCAAAAGCCAACCGCTGCAGTTCGGGCTGATCGCCAAACACCGCCAGCGGCTGCTGCTGGCTGAACAGTTCCGTCGTCAATGGCGCCAGTCCCAGTTGCTGGGCCGCACCCACCATGCCGGCGCCCTTGCGATTCATATTGTAGGCATCCAGCGCCTTTTCGTAGGCCAGTTGCTGCGCCAGTTCGGCACGCAGGCCCTCTTCCACCTCGGGACGCACACTTTCCAGACTTTTGACGCCCGCCTCGACATGTTCAATGCCCTGCAACACATGGTAACCGTAAGGCGTCTCGACCGGTGCACTGATTTCTCCCGGCGCCAGAGCAAAGGCAGCCTCCTCGAAAGCGGCAACCATGACACCGCGAGGAAACAGGCCCAGATCGCCACCCTTGCCTGCAGTCGCCTTGTCGTCCGAATGGCGCTGCGCCAGTTCGGCGAAGGGCTCGGCTGCCGCCCGCTGCCGCAGGCTTTCGGCTAACGCACGTTTTTCCTCTCGTTCCGCATCGCTGGCATCCTCGGGCACAGCCAGCAGAATATGGGCAACACGCACCTGTTCTGGCACCGAATAACGACCGATCTGACGGCGGTAATAACGTTCCAGCGCCGTTTCGTCAATGGCCACCTCGCCCTGCAACGTGCCACTGTCGAGTTGGACATAGTCCAGGCGCGCACGCGGTGGCTGGCGGAACTGCTCACCACGCTCGGCATAGGCCCGCGCCACCTCGGCATCGGCCACATCGGCCTGGGCCAGGAACGCCTCAGGAGCAAAACGGACAAACTGCAGGTTGATCTTCTCCTGCTCGACACGGTAAGCCTCGGCCACGTCGGCATCACTGACCGTTATGGCCGAACGCAACTGCCAGCGCACCCTGTCCGCCAGCAACTGATTCTCCTGCAAGGCTTCAAACTGTTCGGGGGTCATGCGCTGATAGGCCAACACCTCCAGATAACGCTGTTTGCTGAACTGACCCTCCTGCTGGAAGGCCTCAATCTCGGCGATGCTGGCAACAAGTTCATCACGACTGACCCGCACCCCCAGCGTACCGGCGTGCTGGCGCAACAGTGCCTGATCAATCAGCATATTGATGGCCTGACGGGTCAACCCCAGCTGTCGCTCCAGTTCCGGCGTGAAAGCCTGGCCATAAAGCGAGCGGTAGAGATTGTAAAGATTGCTGTGGGCCGAGCGAAAATCATCAAAGCTGATGGGTTCGCCATTGACCTCGGCCGCTGCCGTCTGCCGGCCCTGCGGATCGGTGCCCTTGCCCCAGACCAGAAAAATGGTGCCGATAAATGCGGCGATAATCGTCCAGAACACGACCTTGACAATGGTCGTTTTCTGCTTTCTGCGAATCAGGTCGAGCATGGACACTTTCTCCTTGTTGTCACAACGGTTTTGGGGTAAAAACAGCGTCGCATCTTAGATCATTCTCCCGACCGAATGCAACAGCATCTTTCGTAAAACGGCTTGAAACCAGAGCGGTTGTTCTGTTAGATTCTGCGGCTCCACCGGCCGGGAAGTCAGACCGTCATTCCCATTCCCCCGGCGCTGTCCGAAGCCACCTCGCAGAAAGTTTCCGACCATGCTGAACCTGTTCAATGCCCTGTGGGGCCTGTTTTCCAACGATCTGGCCATCGATCTGGGCACGGCCAACACCCTGGTCTACCTTAAAGGCAAGGGTATAGTCGTCAGCGAACCCTCGGTGGTGGCGGTTCAGAAGGAGCCCATGGGCGTGCGCAAGGTTCTGGCCGTCGGGGTCGAAGCCAAGAAGATGCTCGGCCGCACCCCCGGCAGCATTGTCGCCATCCGGCCGATGAAGGATGGCGTAATCGCCGACTTCGACATCACCGAGGAGATGCTGCGCCATTTCATTCACAAGGTACATCACCGCAAGGCCATGGTGCGACCCCGCATTGTGATCTGCGTACCGTCCGGCATCACCCAGGTGGAAAAACGCGCGGTCAAGGAATCCGCCGAGTCGGCCGGCGCCCGCGAGGTCTACCTGATTGAAGAACCGATGGCGGCCGCCATTGGCGCCGGACTGCCCATCACCGAAGCCCATGGCAACATGATCGTTGATATCGGTGGTGGCACCACCGAGGTGGCCATCATCTCACTGGCCGGCATCGTCTATGCCCAGAGCGTGCGAGTGGGTGGCGACAAACTTGATGAGGCCATCACCCAGCACCTTAAACGCAAATACAATATGCTGATCGGCGAACGGACCGCCGAGCAGATCAAGATCGAGATCGGCAGCGCCTATACTGGCGACGATGAACAGCGCATGCAGGTTAAGGGCCGCGACATGGTCACCGGTATCCCCCGCACCCTGGAAATCGGCTCGGAGGAGATCCGCGAGGCCCTGTCGGAAACGGTCAACGCCATCGTCGAAGCGGTGCGCGTGGCGCTGGAACGGACCCCCCCGGAACTGGCCGCCGATATCGTTGACCGCGGCATTGTGCTGGCCGGCGGTGGTGCCCTGCTGCGCAACCTGGACGCCCTGTTGCGGCGGGAAACAGGCCTGCCTGTGGTTATTGCCGAGGATCCGCTGTCCTGCGTCGTGCTGGGATCGGGCAAGGTACTTGACGAGCTTGATCTGCTGCGGCGGGTAGCCGTCTCCAGCTAGACGCGAGCCCTGCGTTCCCCTGGACCGTGCGCCTGAAGTCTCTCCCTCTTCTGCCGCCGGCGGCCCCGCAAGGCCGCGGCAAGGCCGGTCATGCGTGATTTTTTCCACCGACACAGGCTGTCCCTTTTCTTTCTGGCTCTGATTCTCGGTGCCCTGCTCCTGTATTCCAACGCCCTGCGGCAGAAACAACACACCAGCCTGTTCGAATCCCTCGTCCTCTCGCTGACCGCTCCCCTGCTTGAAGGCACCGATCAATTACGCTATCGCCTGCATCAGTTGTGGAGCGACTACCTGCATCTGGTTGCGGTACAAAAGCACAATCAGCACCTGCAACAGCAACTAGGCGAAGCCCGGCGGCAATTGGCCCTGCGCGAAGAAATGGCCCAGGAAAACATCCGCCTACTGGCCCTGCTGAACCTGCGCCAGGGTTTCAATCAACCCGGCCTGGCGGCTCGCGTCATCGCCGCCGATGCCGTCAGCTGGTTTCGCACTCTCACCATTGATCGCGGCCTAACAGACGGACTGCATGAGGGCGCCGCCGTCATCGCCCCCGCCGGCGTCGTCGGCCGCATCATCAAATGCACTAATCACAGTGCCCGCGTACTGCTGCTCACCGATGCCTCGTCCGCTGCGGCCGCGCTGGTGCAAGACAGCCGCACCCGCGGCGTGGTGCGGGGGCAGGGCAGCTATCTGAGCTTCGATTAC
It encodes the following:
- a CDS encoding transposase, with translation MSFPNIPTTSLSAATTARPSFLTMKTDCNTSNCWQNTARRFLCRFGPTVLMDNHVHLLVVPEKEDSLARGIGLTNQVYTQYLNRKLKQNGRIWQNRFFSCLVEQDDYLWTVARYIEQNAVKSGTVKKAEDYRWSSARAHLTSGCDDLLHSPSWLACKDRSAYADFIMQSDDKAEDSLRSVTRAGRPFGSEGFIDKMEETLKTTLRPRKPGRPRKTGERPLV
- a CDS encoding TonB-dependent receptor plug domain-containing protein, encoding MKNRHTIFYALFFYLLGMTPNISTVFADETTDSLVLDDMVVTATRSQNSAFATPVTISVVNQQQIQEQNAATFTDLLDGVAGVTLSGAGPWETTPTIRGMGTNRVLVLFDGDRETNLWAGRAPLTPFIDSNDIERIEVVKGPSSVLYGSDALGGVINIITKEVALADGDSWQAEHHIGTRYSSVDDGLVGNYTVNAGGHGLGIRLNVAAQDHDDYEVGDGDELPHSQFENKSLDLKALYNVNDHHSVQAELRINDINDMGVAQKDPQAPESHFTLYNTRTYKLAYVGTDLGAVQRLETRLFHVDQKRRFVGDFPNTAKQLHNLKQNTIDTTASGGSLQATFAPGRNQQWTTGLEIVHETTDSDESQQTFTTTNDALKKLLSFQPVPDGERDHVGLFAQNEVTVTQRWRLTLGGRYDYFEADADDVTMSQTSYGGSGATTVQAVNAFSRETDQAMTFSLGSLYALSNTLHLTANLATAFRAPDLFERYSTRGGGSQLIIGNPDLDAEYSYNADLGLKYLSSRASGYVSVFYNRVDDYIDLVKQDSSFLANIPTYGYVNVEDAELYGIDAEATLHLTSRLDLETAIAWVEGKDRDTHEHLSAIAPLNGRIGLRYAAPLTDSMRYSLRAQATLYDRQRNVSDSEDETPGYTTFDLHAGLNLGAWAMFDAIDLNLSVKNLLDRGYRSHLRSSQETWIYEPGRNIVVGLQCTF
- a CDS encoding ABC transporter substrate-binding protein, with the translated sequence MNMLRHSLRLLIGWLLVLITAPLTCAAASDSAGPRTVTDLAGRQVEVTVPARRLVGIHSALSLLCYMNLAPQVVGVEQEEKDPRQWLGGTGRSYRLAHPEFSALPGIGSQRQIDAEALVALQPDVIFMGWGTPQAADRLQQQTGIPVLMVHNGDLTKQHHRFEQSLDLIATICDRRERAEQIKAFINASLNDLHQRIKGHTSSTTCYIGGLNFRVAHGLLGTSRDYPPFVLLKANNITDAITPPANLVKGRFSLAAESLLKADPEIIFICASGESLVRDDLSHPAFAALSAVRNQRLYRIIPHYYAASPDTVLAETWYMATILYPGAFADVDIASTADRFYRFFVGAPLYREMATLFGPFAPLNASAVGNTEGGPSL
- a CDS encoding FecCD family ABC transporter permease, whose amino-acid sequence is MSLSNAYHRRQHRLTVGGLVTLLILGLITLLALTSGAMEVDWRQLWCGDGQTLNAAQRVLLHIRLPRACSAILGGAALATAGLILQVLLNNPLASPSTLGISQGASFGAACGIWLLSSGPSLTVSPWLVTGLAFAGAMATTLLILALSLWRNCGRETIILAGVALSALFVAATTLLQYLADDTQLAAIVHWSFGDVGRADWRDLRLLALVTLVGLAALWSQRRTFNALLCGHDTATSLGLHVTRLRLAGVTLVTLMTATTVTLLGVISFIGLVAPHLVRLLVGDNVVARLPLCALSGAILLLLADLTGRTLLAPLTFPAGVVTAFLGAPLFLVLLFSREQPWT
- a CDS encoding ABC transporter ATP-binding protein, with amino-acid sequence MDLTLRQLRFAYRGGRPVLNGLDTTLADGQLTALLGVNGSGKSTLLKLMAGILTPNSGAIVLGAPLEQSLSQLSPRRIAQYCAYVAQNTQPATLTVFDYVLLGRLPHQHGWSARASVADLNQVEACLNQMDLTDLAGTHLNQLSGGQLQMTVIARALAQQPVILLLDEPTNNLDPKHQVQLMDKLRTVSREQGTMVIFSMHDINLALQWADRVMLLHQGGLLRHDPTQLLTTADLSTLFGMPYQMVETRNHQHWFWPALNGSLK
- a CDS encoding phosphoribosylaminoimidazolesuccinocarboxamide synthase; translated protein: MTATIMQTDCPGLKLVNRGKVRDIYDVGEYLLIVTSDRISAFDVIMNEGIPGKGQVLTEISVFWFSMMQDIIPNHIVSTNVEEFPSAALAYRDQLEGRSMLVKKARPLPVECIVRGYISGSGWKEYQAKGSICGIPLPSGLKESDRLPEVIFTPSTKAELGEHDENIPFSKVEELCGAALAAQVRDTTIAIYERARSYAATKGIIIADTKFEFGLYNDQLLWIDEALTPDSSRFWPADQYQPGGPQPSFDKQFLRDYLETLDWGKKAPAPDLPAEIVRKTGEKYREALVRLTGK
- a CDS encoding SurA N-terminal domain-containing protein → MLDLIRRKQKTTIVKVVFWTIIAAFIGTIFLVWGKGTDPQGRQTAAAEVNGEPISFDDFRSAHSNLYNLYRSLYGQAFTPELERQLGLTRQAINMLIDQALLRQHAGTLGVRVSRDELVASIAEIEAFQQEGQFSKQRYLEVLAYQRMTPEQFEALQENQLLADRVRWQLRSAITVSDADVAEAYRVEQEKINLQFVRFAPEAFLAQADVADAEVARAYAERGEQFRQPPRARLDYVQLDSGTLQGEVAIDETALERYYRRQIGRYSVPEQVRVAHILLAVPEDASDAEREEKRALAESLRQRAAAEPFAELAQRHSDDKATAGKGGDLGLFPRGVMVAAFEEAAFALAPGEISAPVETPYGYHVLQGIEHVEAGVKSLESVRPEVEEGLRAELAQQLAYEKALDAYNMNRKGAGMVGAAQQLGLAPLTTELFSQQQPLAVFGDQPELQRLAFEAEVGSLLPPQRVGGAVYLCQVAERLPSEIPPLEQVQEALRQTLRRERATELARQAGEKALQAAREGADLQQVLPAGAKLEETGLFSRSLGDFIPKIGQQAQLAEAAFRLTPEQPLAAELYAQADQYYLVRLKQLEAADPTRLSAEEAERLRAQVLTRRQEEAVSQTLEQLRQSATIVIADAIVRAIQQGE
- a CDS encoding rod shape-determining protein; this encodes MLNLFNALWGLFSNDLAIDLGTANTLVYLKGKGIVVSEPSVVAVQKEPMGVRKVLAVGVEAKKMLGRTPGSIVAIRPMKDGVIADFDITEEMLRHFIHKVHHRKAMVRPRIVICVPSGITQVEKRAVKESAESAGAREVYLIEEPMAAAIGAGLPITEAHGNMIVDIGGGTTEVAIISLAGIVYAQSVRVGGDKLDEAITQHLKRKYNMLIGERTAEQIKIEIGSAYTGDDEQRMQVKGRDMVTGIPRTLEIGSEEIREALSETVNAIVEAVRVALERTPPELAADIVDRGIVLAGGGALLRNLDALLRRETGLPVVIAEDPLSCVVLGSGKVLDELDLLRRVAVSS